In Haloplanus rubicundus, one DNA window encodes the following:
- a CDS encoding peroxidase-related enzyme (This protein belongs to a clade of uncharacterized proteins related to peroxidases such as the alkylhydroperoxidase AhpD.) yields the protein MNDDAMTRFPVPDYEDLPADLRERIDAETERAGFTPNVFAALAYAPEQFRAFVDYHDALVEGTSLDREEVEMIVVAVSGVNHCYYCNVAHGALVRIYADDPLLADQLVANYRTADVSDERLLMLDVAVTLTERPWEVTDDDLDRLAEAGYSEREIWDIGAITAFFNLSNRLASFVDMRPNAEFHTLGREQ from the coding sequence ATGAACGACGACGCGATGACCCGGTTCCCGGTGCCCGACTACGAGGACCTGCCCGCCGACCTGCGCGAGCGTATCGACGCGGAGACGGAGCGCGCGGGCTTCACGCCCAACGTCTTCGCGGCGCTCGCCTACGCCCCCGAGCAGTTCCGCGCGTTCGTCGACTACCACGACGCCCTCGTCGAGGGAACGAGTCTGGATCGCGAGGAGGTGGAGATGATCGTCGTCGCCGTCTCCGGCGTCAACCACTGTTACTACTGCAACGTCGCCCACGGCGCCTTGGTGCGCATCTACGCCGACGACCCCCTGCTCGCCGACCAGCTCGTCGCCAACTACCGCACCGCGGACGTGAGCGACGAGCGACTGCTCATGCTCGACGTGGCGGTGACACTCACCGAGCGACCGTGGGAAGTGACCGACGACGATCTCGACCGACTGGCCGAGGCCGGCTACTCCGAGCGCGAAATCTGGGACATCGGCGCCATCACGGCCTTCTTCAACCTCAGCAACCGGCTGGCGAGCTTCGTGGACATGCGCCCGAACGCGGAGTTTCACACGCTCGGTCGCGAGCAGTGA